The proteins below are encoded in one region of Grus americana isolate bGruAme1 chromosome 25, bGruAme1.mat, whole genome shotgun sequence:
- the BRPF3 gene encoding bromodomain and PHD finger-containing protein 3 isoform X6, whose product MQNLLRCRNTDCGSRGVNTEPKLGLWTAVMRKPRRRSRQNLEGRRSPSPYSLKCSPTRETLTYAQAQRIVEVDIDGRLHRISIYDPLKIITEDELTAQDITECNSNKENSEQPLFPSKSKKTPSKGKKKESCSKHAPGTSLHLPQPNFRVVDSFSQPHAPPLPAAYYRYIEKPPEDLDVEVEYDMDEEDLAWLEIVNEKRRDDGYGTVSADTFELLVDRLEKESYLESRNNGAQQSVIDEDAFCCVCMDDECHNSNVILFCDICNLAVHQECYGVPYIPEGQWLCRCCLQSPSRPVDCVLCPNKGGAFKQTSDGRWAHVVCAIWIPEVCFANTVFLEPIEGISNIPPARWKLTCYICKQKGMGAAIQCHKVNCYAAFHVTCAQRAGLFMKIEPMRETSINGTTFTVRKTAYCESHSPPGTVKKGSPAASGEGQEDTVKEEGEEEANSSPPKGSLKKNQVKLKQKIKKEPGAVTNGRSSVPMVTVAQIPSYRLNKICHGLSLQRKNQFMRRLHSYWLLKRQARNGVPLIRRLHSHLQSQRNAEQKEQDEKTSAVKEELKYWQKLRHDLERARLLIELIRKREKLKREQVKVQQAAMELQLTPFNVLLRTTLDLLQEKDAAQIFAEPVNLNEVPDYLEFISNPMDFSTMRRKLESHLYRTLDEFEEDFNLIVTNCMRYNAKDTIFHRAAVRLRDLGGAILRHARRQAENIGFDTDVGIHLPESPKTEDFYRFSWEDVDNILLPENRAHLSLEAQLKELLEKLDMVSTMRSSGARTRRIRLLRREINSIRQKLAQQQNKTMPNGEPVLREEGLDKASREGDEEGDKADDAKPPHPPTLEPTGPAPSLSELDSLQDPPMLKPISESKSLNQLQKRVMSDRELFDKKTLQRESQAFQRLLSDNGLNGLALPPADTPASPPFSGVGRRTSVLFKKAKNGVKLQRGLDCSLENGEDHGQSGQLSPSRPDGERQARKRPQSRTGSESDGEKSPRQAGQRVGVTNGFVKHAESSSDSECSAGRGGALVFEACSGLMPPKRSRGKPALSRMPFLEGVNGDSDYGSSGRTLLMSFESQAELEPLELVWAKCRGYPSYPALAVASA is encoded by the exons ATGCAGAACCTGCTCAGGTGCCGGAACACAGATTGTGGCTCCAGAGGGGTTAACACTGAGCCAAAACTA GGTCTCTGGACCGCAGTGATGAGGAAGCCTCGGAGGAGGTCCCGGCAGAACTTGGAGGGGAGACGTTCTCCCTCACCCTACAGCCTCAAGTGCTCACCGACTCGGGAGACACTGACATACGCTCAGGCCCAGCGGATCGTGGAGGTAGACATTGATGGGCGGCTTCATCGCATCAGCATCTACGATCCCTTAAAAATCATCACAGAGGATGAGCTGACAGCCCAGGACATCACAGAGTGCAACAGCAACAAGGAAAACAGCGAGCAGccccttttcccttccaaatCTAAGAAAACACCTTCCAAAGGCAAGAAGAAGGAGTCCTGCTCCAAACATGCACCAGGGACGTCTTTACACTTACCCCAGCCCAACTTCCGTGTGGTGGACTCCTTCAGTCAGCCACAtgctcctcctctccccgcTGCCTACTACCGGTACATTGAAAAGCCTCCCGAGGACCTTGATGTAGAGGTGGAGTATGACATGGATGAGGAGGATCTGGCCTGGCTGGAAATAGTCAACGAGAAGAGAAGGGATGATGGTTATGGGACAGTTAGTGCTGACACTTTTGAGCTGCTGGTGGACCGGTTGGAAAAGGAGTCGTACCTCGAGAGCCGGAACAATGGGGCTCAGCAGTCTGTCATCGATGAGGATGCCTTCTGCTGTGTCTGCATGGATGATGAGTGTCACAACAGCAACGTTATCCTGTTCTGTGATATCTGCAATCTGGCTGTGCACCAGGAGTGTTACGGCGTGCCCTATATCCCTGAGGGGCAGTGGCTTTGCCGCTGCTGCTTACAGTCCCCTTCTCGCCCTGTGGATTGTGTCCTTTGCCCAAACAAAGGTGGAGCCTTCAAGCAGACCAGCGATGGCCGCTGGGCTCATGTGGTTTGTGCCATCTGGATCCCAGAGGTCTGCTTTGCAAACACGGTGTTCCTGGAGCCCATTGAAGGGATAAGTAACATCCCCCCGGCTCGGTGGAAGCTCACATGCTATATCTGCAAGCAGAAGGGCATGGGAGCTGCTATCCAATGCCACAAGGTGAACTGTTATGCTGCCTTCCATGTCACCTGTGCCCAGCGGGCTGGCCTCTTCATGAAGATAGAACCCATGAGGGAGACCAGCATCAATGGCACAACGTTCACCGTGCGCAAGACTGCCTATTGTGAGAGTCATTCCCCACCTGGAACCGTGAAAAAAGGGTCTCCAGCTGCTAGTGGCGAGGGACAGGAGGACACTGTgaaagaggagggggaggaggaagccaaTTCCAGCCCTCCCAAAGGGTCTCTGAAAAAGAACCAAGTGAAATTGAAGCAGAAGATCAAAAAGGAGCCTGGTGCTGTGACCAATGGGCGTTCATCTGTGCCCATGGTGACAGTCGCACAAATCCCCTCTTACAG GCTGAACAAAATCTGCCACGGCCTTTCCCTCCAGAGGAAGAACCAGTTCATGAGGAGGCTCCACAGCTACTGGCTGCTGAAGCGACAGGCGAGGAACGGGGTGCCCCTGATCCGGCGCCTGCACTCACATCTCCAGTCTCAGAGGAACGCGGAGCAG AAGGAGCAGGATGAGAAGACCAGTGCTGTGAAGGAAGAGCTGAAGTACTGGCAAAAGCTGCGGCATGACTTGGAGCGGGCACGGCTGCTCATCGAGCTGATCCGTAAGAGGGAAAAACTCAAACGGGAGCAG gTCAAGGTTCAGCAGGCTGCAATGGAGCTACAGCTGACCCCTTTCAACGTACTTCTACGCACAACTCTGgacctgctgcaggagaaggatGCTGCCCAGATCTTTGCAGAGCCCGTTAACTTAAACGAG GTTCCAGATTACCTGGAATTCATTTCCAACCCAATGGATTTTTCCACCATGAGGCGGAAGCTGGAGTCCCACCTGTACCGAACATTGGATGAGTTTGAGGAAGACTTTAACCTTATAGTTACCAACTGCATGAGGTATAATGCTAAAGACACGATTTTCCACCGAGCAGCTGTCCGGCTCAGAGACCTTGGAGGAGCGATATTGCGTCATGCACGGCGGCAGGCTGAAAACATCGGCTTTGACACTGATGTGGGGATTCACCTGCCCGAGTCACCCAAAACCGAGGACTTTTACCGCTTTTCTTGGGAGGATG TGGATAACATCCTCCTCCCAGAGAACCGGGCTCATCTCTCCTTGGAGGCCCAGctgaaggagctgctggagaagctAGACATGGTGAGCACCATGCGGTCCAGCGGTGCCCGGACACGACGCATCCGGCTCCTGAGACGGGAGATCAACTCCATTCGGCAGAAACTGGcccagcagcagaacaaaaccaTGCCCAACGGGGAGCCTGTACTGCGGGAAGAGGGGCTGGATAAAGCATCGAGGGAAGGGGACGAGGAAGGGGATAAAG CAGATGATGCCAAACCCCCGCACCCTCCAACCCTGGAGCCCACAGGACCTGCGCCCTCTCTCTCAGAGCTCGACTCTCTGCAGGACCCTCCAATGCTCAAACCCATCAGTGAAAGCAAGTCCTTGAATCAGCTGCAGAAGAGGGTGATGTCAGACAGGGAGCTCTTTGACAAGAAGACTCTGCAGCGGGAGAGCCAAGCCTTCCAGCGCCTGCTCAGCGACAACGGCCTGAATGGGCTGGCCTTGCCGCCTGCAgacaccccagccagccccccgTTCAGTGGCGTGGGCCGACGGACAtctgtcctttttaaaaaagctaagaACGGGGTGAAGCTGCAAAGAGGCCTGGACTGCTCCCTGGAGAATGGGGAGGACCATGGGCAGAGTGGGCAGCTTTCACCCTCGCGCCCTGATGGGGAACGACAAGCTCGGAAGCGGCCGCAGAGCAGGACCGGCAGCGAGAGCGATGGAGAGAAGTCgcccaggcaggcaggacagAGAG TAGGAGTGACTAACGGCTTTGTGAAGCACGCAGAAAGCAGCTCTGACTCTGAGTGCAGCGCTGGCCGGGGCGGTGCGCTGGTGTTTGAAGCCTGCAG TGGTTTGATGCCTCCCAAGCGAAGTCGAGGCAAGCCAGCTCTTTCTCGGATGCCCTTCTTGGAAGGTGTGAATGGAGACTCTGATTACGGCAGCTCAG